A single genomic interval of Nocardioides nitrophenolicus harbors:
- the nuoE gene encoding NADH-quinone oxidoreductase subunit NuoE gives MSTPPLDDKTLAELREIAGRYPEPRSGLLPMLHLVQAAQGRITPEGIEACAAILEISAAEVNGVATFYTMYKRHGVGDYHVGVCTNTLCAVMGGDAIFQRLKDHLEIGNDEVAVQRQGDSRTVSLEHIECNAACDYAPVLMVNWEFMDNQTPESAVQLVEALRAGHEVSSTRGPKLCTWREAERVLAGFPDGRVDEGPSAGAASLAGLEVARQRGWHAPDPAATPAVEAPQKDGDA, from the coding sequence ATGAGCACCCCGCCGCTGGACGACAAGACGCTCGCCGAGCTGCGCGAGATCGCCGGGCGCTACCCCGAGCCGCGCTCGGGGCTGCTGCCGATGCTGCACCTCGTGCAGGCGGCCCAGGGCCGGATCACCCCCGAGGGCATCGAGGCGTGCGCCGCGATCCTCGAGATCAGCGCCGCCGAGGTCAACGGCGTCGCGACCTTCTACACGATGTACAAGCGCCACGGCGTCGGCGACTACCACGTCGGCGTGTGCACCAACACCCTGTGCGCGGTGATGGGCGGCGACGCCATCTTCCAGCGGCTCAAGGACCACCTCGAGATCGGCAACGACGAGGTCGCCGTCCAGCGCCAGGGCGACTCGCGCACGGTGAGCCTGGAGCACATCGAGTGCAATGCGGCCTGCGACTACGCGCCGGTGCTGATGGTCAACTGGGAGTTCATGGACAACCAGACCCCCGAGTCGGCGGTCCAGCTGGTCGAGGCGCTGCGCGCCGGCCACGAGGTCAGCTCCACCCGCGGTCCCAAGCTCTGCACCTGGCGCGAGGCCGAGCGGGTGCTCGCCGGCTTCCCCGACGGCCGGGTCGACGAGGGGCCGTCCGCGGGCGCCGCCTCCCTCGCCGGACTCGAGGTCGCCCGCCAGCGCGGCTGGCACGCTCCCGACCCGGCGGCCACGCCGGCCGTCGAGGCCCCGCAGAAGGACGGTGACGCATGA